The Humulus lupulus chromosome 3, drHumLupu1.1, whole genome shotgun sequence genome window below encodes:
- the LOC133822850 gene encoding putative pentatricopeptide repeat-containing protein At1g13630, which yields MLNHINRWKTKHIISVEKSRILSSLTSLIFTKPTVSAAKIGDEEKPIVQNHGDTVSVILLGLKSFGLRSFLGGDYFKFVFSTLNQPQVDSVIDTLRVENPDFALGFFFSLRNVYGFGHSRFSRFVVSHVLASKSWFEELRLVIKQMVDEEGSGSAPSICELLLNRFRDWDANRVVWDMLAFSYSRSEMVHDALFVLAKMKDLNLHVSLATYNCLLYNLRETEIIWDVFDEIKSRGIPQNEYTNSILINGLCKQSKMQDAILFLRNTKEEPGPSSVSFNTIMSRFCKLGLVDVAKSLFCMMLKCGLLPDSYSYNIIIHGLCVAGSMEEALEFTNDMEKHGLEPNIVTYNILAKGFHLLGLMNGVRKVIQNMLHKGLNPDHVTYTILICGYCYAGDIEEALKLREEMLSRGFQLSVMLYGVLLSCLCKSGQVEEALRLLDEMEFLGLEPDLITYSILIHGLSKQGKVQRASQLYKEMCLKGILPNNFAARSILLGLREKGNISEARKYFDTLVTMGLMYDIIIYNIMIDAYVKMGNISEAVQLYKKIIEKGITPSVVTFNTLIYGFCKTGKLAEACNFLNIIKLHGLVPNAVTYTTLMNAHCEEGNINGMLKLLLEMEVIGVRPTHVTYTVVIKGLCKQWKLQETFQWVNNMYIKGLVPDQITYNTIIKYFCKAQDFTKAFQLLSDMLLHNLEPTPVTYNVLLNGLCVHGDLKDADCLLVSLEERNVSLTKVAYTTIIKAHCAKGEACQAMRLFHQMAKNGFEISIRDYSAVINRLCKRSLITEAKYFFNMMLFDGIAPDRELCGVMLKAFQKVGDPNSESEILAGMIKSGLVPG from the exons ATGCTTAATCACATCAACCGATGGAAGACAAAACACATTATATCTGTGGAAAAATCTCGAATTCTCTCATCCCTGACTTCCCTCATTTTCACCAAGCCCACTGTCTCGGCTGCAAAGATCGGCGACGAAGAAAAACCCATTGTCCAAAACCATGGAGACACTGTGTCTGTAATCCTTCTTGGCTTGAAGAGCTTTGGTTTGAGAAGTTTTCTTGGCGGGGATTACTTCAAATTCGTTTTCTCTACATTGAATCAGCCTCAGGTGGATTCAGTTATTGATACTTTGAGGGTCGAGAACCCAGATTTTGCGTTGGGTTTCTTCttttcattgagaaatgtttATGGCTTTGGACATTCGAGGTTTTCCCGGTTCGTCGTCTCCCATGTTCTGGCGTCAAAAAGTTGGTTTGAGGAATTGCGTTTGGTTATAAAGCAAATGGTGGACGAGGAAG GCTCTGGTTCTGCACCTTCGATTTGTGAGCTGCTCTTGAATAGATTTAGGGACTGGGATGCAAATAGGGTGGTGTGGGATATGTTGGCATTTTCTTATTCAAGATCTGAGATGGTTCATGATGCTCTCTTTGTTCTTGCTAAGATGAAAGATTTGAACTTGCATGTTTCATTGGCAACCTATAACTGTCTGCTGTATAACTTGAGGGAGACAGAGATCATATGGGATGTATTTGATGAAATTAAATCCCGTGGAATTCCTCAAAATGAGTACACTAACTCCATACTTATAAATGGTCTATGCAAGCAATCGAAGATGCAAGATGCAATTTTGTTCTTAAGGAACACTAAAGAGGAGCCTGGACCTTCTTCTGTTTCATTCAATACTATCATGTCAAGATTTTGTAAGTTAGGTCTGGTGGATGTTGCAAAGTCATTGTTTTGTATGATGTTGAAGTGTGGACTGCTTCCTGATTCATACAGTTACAATATTATTATTCATGGGCTATGTGTAGCAGGGTCGATGGAGGAAGCTTTAGAGTTCACAAATGACATGGAGAAGCATGGATTAGAGCCTAACATAGTAACATATAACATTCTTGCTAAAGGGTTTCACTTACTTGGTCTAATGAATGGAGTTCGGAAGGTTATTCAAAACATGTTGCATAAAGGGTTGAATCCAGATCATGTTACTTATACAATCCTCATATGTGGGTATTGTTATGCTGGGGATATTGAGGAAGCCCTTAAGCTACGGGAAGAGATGCTGTCACGTGGTTTTCAGTTGAGTGTCATGTTGTATGGTGTACTTCTTAGCTGTTTGTGTAAAAGTGGACAGGTTGAAGAAGCTTTGAGATTGCTTGATGAAATGGAGTTCTTAGGACTGGAACCGGATCTTATAACATATTCTATCCTAATCCATGGCCTTTCCAAACAAGGAAAGGTTCAAAGGGCTAGTCAATTATATAAGGAAATGTGCTTGAAGGGAATTTTACCAAATAATTTTGCGGCCCGATCTATTCTGTTGGGTCTACGGGAGAAGGGAAATATATCTGAAGCCAGGAAATATTTTGACACTTTGGTAACAATGGGCTTGATGTACGATATCATTATCTATAATATTATGATTGATGCGTATGTGAAAATGGGTAATATTTCGGAAGCTGTacagttatataaaaaaataatagaaaaagggATCACTCCTAGTGTTGTCACTTTCAATACTCTTATTTACGGGTTCTGTAAAACTGGAAAACTTGCTGAGGCTTGCAACTTTTTGAATATCATCAAGCTGCATGGGTTGGTACCAAATGCGGTTACTTATACTACTCTCATGAATGCTCACTGCGAAGAAGGAAACATCAATGGCATGCTTAAATTACTACTGGAGATGGAAGTCATAGGTGTGAGACCAACCCATGTTACTTACACTGTAGTTATCAAAGGACTCTGCAAGCAGTGGAAGCTTCAAGAGACTTTCCAGTGGGTTAATAATATGTATATCAAGGGTTTAGTCCCTGATCAAATCACATATaacaccatcatcaagtatttttGTAAGGCTCAGGACTTTACAAAAGCGTTTCAGTTACTCAGCGACATGTTATTGCATAATCTTGAGCCAACTCCTGTTACATACAATGTTCTTTTGAATGGTCTTTGTGTACATGGTGACCTCAAGGATGCTGACTGTCTACTTGTGTCTCTTGAGGAACGCAATGTTAGTCTGACAAAAGTTGCTTATACCACGATAATTAAAGCTCATTGTGCAAAGGGTGAGGCATGTCAGGCAATGAGGCTCTTTCATCAAATGGCAAAGAATGGATTTGAAATATCAATCAGAGATTATAGTGCTGTGATAAATAGATTGTGCAAAAGGAGTCTAATTACTGAAGcaaaatattttttcaatatgATGTTATTTGATGGCATTGCTCCTGATCGAGAGCTTTGTGGTGTGATGCTTAAGGCTTTCCAAAAAGTCGGTGATCCCAATTCTGAATCAGAGATTCTCGCTGGGATGATCAAATCTGGCTTGGTTCCTGGATAA